Within Dysgonomonas sp. HDW5A, the genomic segment TATTGAGGTTATTTACTAAGTCCCAAGTCAACCGTTCCCGAATTGTTTGGGGTTACATCGCTATTCATTAGGGTAGTCCATTCAGCCTCCGAACGATCTTTTAACTGAACAGATCCCGGAGTATATTCGCCACTGGCCACTTTAGCGTCAATAGCTTTTTGTTGAATACCTATAAATTCATCGCCAAGAGTTTTTACCTGATCTTCTAACTTTACATCAGAATCGAATTTGATACGATCCAGCCATCCTTCAGGAAGCTCAGCTGCTTTAATTAGAGAAGCGGCAGTTGCTTTTTTCTCGGCTAATACTGAGGATTGCTGATTACCTTTAAGAAGCTCCTTCATTTCTTCCAATTGCTTGTTTTGTGCATCGAGAACAGCTTTTACGGCTGGATCAAGTCCTTTGAATTTATCTTCATCTGGGTTTGGATTATCAACAGGCTTGCCTCCTTTCAAACCATGCTCTTTTTCATACGCTTCAATAGCCGCTTTTCTTGTAGCTTCTTCGGCATCCTTTTGAGCTTTGGTTTCGGCCTCTGTGATAGCTGGTAAAAGGTTATCCTTGAAAAGATCAACAGCTCCGGCTACATCTTCTTCTTTTTCAAGTTTGAAAGCTTTAAGAATGCGATCGGCATGCTTTTCGTCAATACCTTTCTCTTTGAGAGTCTTTTTTATAAAATCGATTAGTTTCATACACTTTGTTTTAAAATGTTTTTATCTTAAAATATAAGTGCTGATACTTTTTTCCATTGGGCAATAAAAAAGCACCTAATCTTTCGAATAGATGCTTTAATTGGATTATAATAGACTGCTCTACTTTTCTGAAATATTGTCAAATGTCTCTCCATTGCTAGCCATAATATAATATTTGAAGCCCTTGTATAAAGGCATTAAAGAGTCTGTGTCTTCCTCTTTTACTGGGTTTGCATCAAAACATACTACGCCATAAACATCTTTAAGATCATCCTGAGACCAAAGCTTAGTCCTTTCAGCAAATTCCTTCTCATTCTTTGATTTCAAAACTAACACATAATGAATATCTAAACATGTGTTGATTTGAACATTTTCTTTTGTAATCGTCCTTAAAATAAACATATCTGTATGTATTTATATATCGGCTACTCTGTTATAGGTTTTCGCCATTCCCTGTGAATTAAAAATATAAGCGAGAGGGAATTTTTCGGAGAATTAATATTTTAGAGTACATTTGATAAAACTCACATCTATATGAAAGAAGAATTTACCACCAAAATGCACTCTGAACTGTTAGGCGATGAAATCTCAAACCTTGATCTACGTATCATGGGTATTTATGGTGCAACAGGTCGAGGTGTATCATTAAATGAGGCCTTGAAGAAATATGATGTATCAAGAGAGATTTATGACAAGAATATAGACCGTGTATTATCGGAATAAGTATTTCTCGAATACTTCTTTTTGTTTGGCATCTGTTAAATCAATAGTTCCAGACCAATCAGAACTCAATAGTATTTTTTTTCCATAAGGTTTAGAGGCTAGTTCGTGCATAGGAATGTTTGCACCTTTATATTGCTCTATCCACTTATTAAAATCATTGAAATCTGTTTTTGTTATCCTTTGATTATTATGCATCACATGGGCCCAATGGGTAATATCATTATATTCGCTTGCTTTTGCTGAAAAGCCATACTTTGCCCAAGCATATCCACCAACATCCATATTAGCCTGTATACGTATCTCTTTAATACCTGCATTCTGATATTGCTTATACATAGCTTGAAGTAGTTCTTTTGAAACACCTTTACCTTGTAGATCCTCTGGTAATTTGAGAGTATCGTGAAAAACCACATCTTTCTGAAAGAATCGTTTTAAACTAAAATCATTATCACCGGTACACCAAAATTCGATCTCATCTTTATAAGCATTGAGATGTTTCGACCTTATTCCTAAGCCGTACTTATCAGATATCTGCATCAGATCATTATTAAATTCTTCCATATTGAATCCTTTAATAACCTTGTCGTATTCACTCTCTACATTATCCTTAATGTGGAAACCTTCTTGCTTTAGACTTTTGGGATTGAAAACATATTCTTTAGAATGACTACTCTCTGACTTCAAGAAATATTCTTGATTCTCTTTTACAAACCACTGATTTTTATTTGCTTCTTTCTCGTTTATGAAATCAAATGCTGATTGCGGAACAGTAGTAATAATCTTGTCTTGAGGAACTTCACCAGTCAATAAATAGTCTGTAAATTCTTCACCCTCTAGCATAATGGGAACAGCAAAACAAATGCAGAAAGGATGATTACCGATAAACTTATAGTTAGGTGGATATTTACCCACCATCGGATCACAGATAGCACAAGGTCCTTTATTCGACTTTGAGCGATGAACTTCTATACCCAAGACAAAGCCTTGATTCTTCCATCGTTCATGATCTGCTGTATGGTATGCTTGATTTGTTTCGGTAACAGCTACACGAAGAGCGTTCATATAACTGCTTCTGTATCGACCTTGCCCGGGATGATAGTCTTGCATAGGTTTTGATAGAGTAAGATTACCATCTTCATCCTTTATACGTCTGAACCGTTTATCGGGATCCTGTAATAGCTGTCGAATATCTTGAGAGATTATAGCAGCTGGGCGTCCTGTCGAAATACCGGAAGAAAGATAATATTCAAGATTCTGTTTTGCTCCATCTACAGCATTCCAGACTTTATCAGATACGGTAGAGCCATCAATCTGCCTTTGCTGAAAAGCTTTAAGAGCATCTATATTGCTAGCGAACATACCTTTTTCAAGTTTCTCATACTTACTTTGTCCTATGAGTTCGGGTAAAGCCAAGTCTTTAATGAATGCTTTTAATAAATCATCGTTTTTAAGGTTCGAAGCTTCCCAAGCTCCGGTAGTGTTATTATTGATATTAGTTAGTAGATCACTATGCAGGTCTTTTAATAGGTTGTCTATCTGCTTTTCTAAGGTTGCATTACGAATCCAGACATTATCGGTGTTCTTCTCGGTCCATTGAGTCAATATCAGACCTGATCGACGAGTGAAGTCATCGAAAATACGCTTTACTTGCCCTTGCTGATTGAGTAGGCGTAAGACATGCTGTTTATCGTGGAAAGAGAGTGAGGACATAAAATATATTTATTATTTTTGCATTAGGTTTGAATGGTTTAGATGGTTCGAATCCATCAACAGGCTTACGCAATATTGCGGTATAATCTTAAAATCATTTTATTATGGATTTTGAAAAAATTATTTCAGCCATATTTGTCAATTTGATTTCAGATTTTATCAAATTTCTTTTTAGAATATTTCAATTAAAATTGGCAGTAAAGCGGAAAAATAGTTTAATGGTAAAACATCACATTTGTGAAAATTGCGGGTTCGAGTCCCGCTTTTTTTATTTCTCTTCCTCTTCTATTTTTGTAAGTTTACCCCACTTCTCCTCCCATGCTTTTTTCAGCTGATTTAGCAATAGAGAGCCACCCTTTCGATATCGACCAAGAAAGGCAATGCCATTTTCGCTATCCTCATATACAAGCATAACACACTTAGCCTTTAGCCGATCCATAGTAGCTTTTACAATTTCTTCATCTGTTAACTCAGATATCGGAAGAGTCCTTATTTCTCGGATGTTCTTCATATCATTGCCCTCCAAATCCATTAAACCCGATCATATTACTACGTTCGCTCTCTTTCTTTTCATCCTCTTCCATACGTGCTAATTCGCCTTCGATATCTCCTGCAGGAGTGAGAGGTGATTTAGAGACAATAGTTTGTTTAGAGTTGAAAGCCTTACCTCCTCCGGCAATAGAAAGAACATTTGCATCTTCAACTGGATCTTTAGGAAGTATCGAATCAAAGGATACGGTTATCCAATTGCTTGCAAGCTGTTGACGGTATTTAATATTAGTTATGTTAGCTATACCGGCAGACACTACAGATATGCATCTCATCAAAGCAGGACGAAATGTTCTCATGTTCATTTTCATCTTGATCTCAGCATCTAGCATCATAAAGCGACGAGATACTCCGGATAGATTGCCAAGGCTTTTAAGATTATCGAAAGATAGATCCGGCATAGATGCACCTGAGTACTGCTCGTTCTTGGTTTCGTCCAGTTCTTTTGTGACTGAATCAATTGATTGTTGCCAATTCAAAAAGTCTGCATCACCGTGATATTCTTTGCCACTGTCTTGGTCAACCCTCATAGGGAATGTGATTTCTTTTCCAACAGTATTTTTACCGGGTAAACTTGTTTCTCCAAATACTTTCATAATAGGCTCTGCAAAGTAGTCGTTTGTATCAGCCATTCGTGAATGACGCATTTCTCGTGCGTCCATCATAGATGAAACTTCATCCCATATCGGCTCATAAACTTCACCATAGACAATAGGAAGAAGGCCCCACGGATTAGGGAACTCTTTACGATCCCATCCATTTGTTGACTGAGTACCTATTACAATCTTTTCACGCGTCCAAATCATAGCTTGTTCACGTATCATATCTTCACTATCTGTGATCTGATAACGATGTATAAAACCGTCCATCTTACTACCATCGAAATGAGGGAAGAACTCATATAGAGCATTTGTGTCTTTAGGCAAGCATAAGATTTTACAATTCAGTTCTGACGATTTTTTACCACTCCAGTGCTCGTAAGTCGTTGGGTAAAATACAATGGCAGCTTTGGTTTCCGATAATACCTTTTCGGCAAACTCAATCAAGACATCTTGCATACCGAGTACTCTCTCCCATACACGTTTGAACTCGTTAAAACCGTCGTCTTGTACGTCTGCTGATATATTCATTCGACCACCGAACATCATTGCTGTATCAGTCCGGACTAGCTTACGGGGAAAGTTACTTATGATTCGAGCTACATCGATAGTCTTATCATCCAGACGAACAGGCCTACCGTGCTTATCTTTCAGTGTATCTGAATATACTTCGAGCCTCTTAGGTTCACGCCATCCTACGGAAGCTTTACGACGTCTTCTGTCACCGTCATATTCTTCTTTGTATTCGGCGGGGTTGCGGCCCTCTATTGTATCTACAGATAGATCATTAACGATCTGGCCAAAGTTTTCATTTTCGAGAATGGAATAAATTGGAGGCATGTTCTTTTCTCTTAAAATATAAAGCGCGAAAATCTTTCTTACCAAAACAAAATAGGCAACACATTTCTGCATTGCCTATCTTATTACTGCGGGTACGCTATCGAATTAGCTACTTTCGAAATAAAGATGCTATATTTGCAACTAAAACAGACTTTACTTTCACGTACCCTTTCCATCAAAAATGTTTGGGAGGATGACAGGACTTGAACCTGTACGCCCCACACCGGATATTTCTTCGGGCATTATCATCTACTTTCATAGTAAAGATCGCAGCCTCCGGACAACATGTAGGGCTTAGTATCATCAGCGTATACCAATTCCGCCACATCCTCATTTGATATAATATATAAATGGAAAAAACTTTTACCTTTACGAGATATATTTTAAATCTAAATGTTATGAGAAAAGAGAATTCAATTTATCAAGTGTGGTTAAAAGGAGTAGAAGGATATACAATAGCTTTAGTTATTAATGGTCGTTTTCACGAGATGCATAAAGGAAATGTAAATAAAACTCCTATTGATGAAGATCAAATAGAAAAATACGAGTATTTAGGAGAGAACAAATAATTACCTCACTCCTGTCCCCCTAGCAACCTGTCTTTGTTGTTCACCTTTGATATTGCCTTTGATAGATTCAAAGAATTCAGCTAGGATCGTTAAACTATCCGGTGCGTCATCGTGTTTATTGCCGCCTTCTTTCTTGTAAGAAGTAAGCCACTTCATGAACCACCAGTAGTCAGACCCTTTACTATATTCCGATTCGTCTAAGAAATGACAATGTGCTTTTATCCAACCAGACTTCATAAGGATTCGGGTTTGCTTGTTCTTTGTAGTTGGTCGAGCCTGTATGATAACTTTATTAAGCTTATCGGTCTCTTTAACGATTCTACGTACATCATTAGCAAATATCTTACCTCCATTATTGGACTCGCATCGCATCTGATCGAGTTTAAAGTCTATAATCGCTTGAGCCAATCGAGGACCGGTTATCTCAACAGCATCTTTCGTAAATAATGCTTCTGTGATAAATAGCTCTGATCCGAATACCTTTGCAAAAGGAGAACTGAAATAATCGTCTCCCTCATCGGCTACGTCAGTCGATGCAATCTTACCATCGGGAACACGCCCTTTGATATCTGCTTTTTTGAATCGTTTGAGTTCTGATTTAGGGAATAGCAATCCTTTTAATTCAACTGGGTTCTGTTGATACTCAGCCTCCCAAATACTCTCGTCGGTTTCAGCTTTCTTGTCTAAGTAATATTCAGTAGTGTGTACATCTTCGCAGAAAGACTGTTCGTTCTCGTCTAATGCCGATATACGGATAATCTCATGGTAATACTTACCCTCTCTTGATTCTTCCAGACGCCCCAACACATCACTAGCGGACCAACGAGTACCAATATCAATACAACAGCAGTTACCCTCAGTACGAGAATCGTGTGTACCTTGAAACCAGCTCCAAGTCTTTTCATTGTTATTATCAGAAAGAGCGTCTTCGAGTGATTTATATAAGTCATCGGTCATTGCAAGCATCGAAGCTCCGAACCCGATAACTGTACCACCAACACCCGCTCCGAAATAGCTTACTTGGCGTGCCCCCTCTATACTCCAGCCATGAACGTTTTGTTTATCTGCTTTGAGCTTGATCTCCGGGAATACTTCTCGGTACTTTCTTGATTTTACTATATCACGGGTATCATAGGATAGTTTATTATACAGTGGATCGGCACAACAGTTACGCATGACTGATTCTTCAGGGAAGTGTCCGAACATCCAACTAATGAAAAGAGATGAAAGATAAGACTTACCTGCACGGGGTGGCATACTCACAGCAAGTCGATAAGTAGTGTTATTGGAGAAAGAAATAAAAACACGCATATATGCTTCGGCTACCTTTTTTAGGAAAGGCCGCTTAACAAAGAACGAAGGGTCCATATACAAGCAATAAGACCAGAATTCATTTCTGGCCTCTCGCTTTCGCAGTATGATTGCCGCTTCTGCTTTACGAATTAATATTTCTCTTTCACTCAGTTTTTCCATCGACTATATTTTGCAGTTCTTCATCCGATAGAGCTTCCAAGCTACTTTTTATACCTACTTCTCCGGATAGTTTATTCTCCTGTCTGTTCTTCCAGTTATCAGAATCTTGGTTCGTAAGGGTGAATATTACAAGTGTGGGATTAGGCTGGTAATGCTTCTTTGTAACGACATGCTCTTTTACTTTGACGATAGCTTTACCATTATCGTCTTTATTGCCTGTATCAGTAGTAACGGTTCGTGTTTCATCCACTGTATATCCACGAAGCATCTTAACAAGTGATTTCTTGGCTTCGACAACGAGCAGTTCATTAAACTTATCCTGAGCCTTTTTTATAGCATCTGCAAAATCTGCATTTTTAGATTGCCAATCATAATAAGTTCGTTCTGAAATCTTCACCTTTTCGCAAATCTCAGCAATCGTATAGCTGTCTGTACTTATCATGCTACAGATATTGTCAACTATCTTCTTATTATACTTTGCCATAGAGTAACTGCTTTACCCTAAAATATAAAGAGGAGCTACTTTTTAGGTAACTCCTCTTTAAACTATATAAGGGTATTATTTACTGTTTGGAATATCTTTAATCAACATTTGGGGATTTATGTCGATCCAGCTTCGTCTTTTATTGTGGAATTTATCAGAATTCATAACTAAATATTTCTCTACTTTATCTATAACATTTCGCAAATGGTCTGGGAATTGAATGAATAAGAAGTCAAAATTAATCATTTTTTCATATACGACATCCATATCTTCATGCACAATTAGCTTCTTAGGCTTACCAGTCATTGTACAAAGTAAATTATTAAAGAATGAAAGAGGACGAGGGTCTAAATGACCGGCCAGTCTTTCTAATATAGCTCGACTACTTGACTTTCCGATATAAACAATGTTATTATTCTCATCAAAAAATACATATACGCCTAATAAACTTCTATTGTTATGAAGCAGGTCAACAAGTTTTAATTCTTTTACCTTTATTCGGTCTGTTCTAAGTATTTCAATATGCAATTCTTCAAGGGATAACTCTTTGATCTCATCATAAAATAGAATAAACTTGCTCATTTTTTATTCCTCCATCTTTGCCATTGCATCCGCCATATCGATACAAATTTCTAATTCATTAACTGCAGCTTTTAGCTCAATGAACTTGCGTTTATCTACAGCTGTTGCTAAACCCTCAGCCTGGCTTTCTATCTCCGTCAACTCTTCTTTCTTACGGGCAAGCCTGTTCTCCAAAACTTTTTTGTATATCATAAGTGGGGTTTCTTTCATGACGGATCGTTTTATTTTCCGTCAAAGTTATTACTATTTCTTTATTTCTTTTTATGCGATTCATTAATTATAACAGGAACGGCATTCTTCCAACTTATCCGATGGTGCAATCTCCTGTGTGTTTCTCCCATTGGTACAATCTTACAACATGAGGGTGCATACATCACCGTGTAAAAGCTTTTCACGTATGTACCTGAGTCGAGATAAAGTTCTGTCATTCCTCCGGAGTTCGATTGTGTCGATAATTGGTTTATTGCTATATTGGATAGAGTAAGGAAAACATTTCCACGACTCTGAACATTTGTATATGTATTAACGTCTTCATTGATTCTACCTACAAACTGAAAAGGTCGATCCGTTGAACAAAGAAAAGTATTCATACACTTTCGAAACAGTTTCCTGCCTTTTCCGAATTGCCCATTCTCCCCTCCTATAAAATCACCACTTTGGGCCATAGCGATACTCTTTACATTAATAGTCTTATAGTAGTCGAGCATAGCATCAAAGATTACATCAATATTTTTCATGGATCGATGAAGATATTTTCCTTTTGAGGTGAATCTGTAAGAGAATGCTGTATAATCATCATCTAGCTGCATGAAGTACTTTATTCCGAGATTCTTTGCAATTTCAAAACATGCATTCCTGGCATATACAATTGCCCGCCT encodes:
- a CDS encoding phage portal protein, which codes for MPPIYSILENENFGQIVNDLSVDTIEGRNPAEYKEEYDGDRRRRKASVGWREPKRLEVYSDTLKDKHGRPVRLDDKTIDVARIISNFPRKLVRTDTAMMFGGRMNISADVQDDGFNEFKRVWERVLGMQDVLIEFAEKVLSETKAAIVFYPTTYEHWSGKKSSELNCKILCLPKDTNALYEFFPHFDGSKMDGFIHRYQITDSEDMIREQAMIWTREKIVIGTQSTNGWDRKEFPNPWGLLPIVYGEVYEPIWDEVSSMMDAREMRHSRMADTNDYFAEPIMKVFGETSLPGKNTVGKEITFPMRVDQDSGKEYHGDADFLNWQQSIDSVTKELDETKNEQYSGASMPDLSFDNLKSLGNLSGVSRRFMMLDAEIKMKMNMRTFRPALMRCISVVSAGIANITNIKYRQQLASNWITVSFDSILPKDPVEDANVLSIAGGGKAFNSKQTIVSKSPLTPAGDIEGELARMEEDEKKESERSNMIGFNGFGGQ
- the terL gene encoding phage terminase large subunit → MEKLSEREILIRKAEAAIILRKREARNEFWSYCLYMDPSFFVKRPFLKKVAEAYMRVFISFSNNTTYRLAVSMPPRAGKSYLSSLFISWMFGHFPEESVMRNCCADPLYNKLSYDTRDIVKSRKYREVFPEIKLKADKQNVHGWSIEGARQVSYFGAGVGGTVIGFGASMLAMTDDLYKSLEDALSDNNNEKTWSWFQGTHDSRTEGNCCCIDIGTRWSASDVLGRLEESREGKYYHEIIRISALDENEQSFCEDVHTTEYYLDKKAETDESIWEAEYQQNPVELKGLLFPKSELKRFKKADIKGRVPDGKIASTDVADEGDDYFSSPFAKVFGSELFITEALFTKDAVEITGPRLAQAIIDFKLDQMRCESNNGGKIFANDVRRIVKETDKLNKVIIQARPTTKNKQTRILMKSGWIKAHCHFLDESEYSKGSDYWWFMKWLTSYKKEGGNKHDDAPDSLTILAEFFESIKGNIKGEQQRQVARGTGVR
- a CDS encoding phBC6A51 family helix-turn-helix protein — translated: MAKYNKKIVDNICSMISTDSYTIAEICEKVKISERTYYDWQSKNADFADAIKKAQDKFNELLVVEAKKSLVKMLRGYTVDETRTVTTDTGNKDDNGKAIVKVKEHVVTKKHYQPNPTLVIFTLTNQDSDNWKNRQENKLSGEVGIKSSLEALSDEELQNIVDGKTE